In one window of Cellulophaga sp. HaHa_2_95 DNA:
- the nqrF gene encoding NADH:ubiquinone reductase (Na(+)-transporting) subunit F, whose translation MILATSTGGTIAITVIAFMILLLVLVALLLFTKEKLSPSGPVTITINGEKTIEVGSGGSLLSTLGNQKIFLPSACGGGGTCIQCECHVLSGGGEALPTETPHFSKKELLHGARLACQVKVKQNMDITIPEEVFGIKKWPAKVVRNYNVASFIKEFVVEIPEDMNYKAGGYIQIEIPECEVKYADIDITAHPEEHETPDKFQAEWDKFNLWPLVMKNPETVERAYSMASYPAEGREIMLNVRIATPPWDRAKNGWMDVNPGVASSYIFNLKPGDDVVISGPYGEFFINESDAEMLYVGGGAGMAPMRSHLYHLFRTLKTGRKVTYWYGGRSKRELFYLDHFYKLEKDFPNFKFYLALSEPAPEDNWKVKEDVDAPGDGFVGFIHNCVIDNYLSKHESPEDIELYFCGPPLMNKAVQKMGEDFGIPDEHIRFDDFGG comes from the coding sequence ATGATTTTAGCTACAAGTACAGGTGGAACAATAGCAATTACGGTGATTGCTTTTATGATTCTTTTATTAGTATTGGTTGCATTACTTTTATTTACAAAAGAAAAATTATCACCTTCAGGTCCCGTAACAATTACCATTAATGGTGAGAAGACGATTGAAGTTGGTTCAGGTGGGTCGTTATTGTCTACCTTAGGAAATCAAAAAATATTTTTACCATCTGCATGTGGTGGTGGTGGAACTTGTATTCAGTGCGAATGCCACGTTCTTTCTGGTGGTGGTGAAGCTTTACCTACAGAAACACCTCACTTCTCAAAAAAAGAACTTTTACATGGTGCTCGTTTAGCGTGTCAGGTGAAGGTGAAGCAGAATATGGATATTACTATTCCGGAAGAAGTATTCGGAATTAAGAAATGGCCAGCTAAAGTGGTGCGTAATTATAACGTTGCTTCTTTTATTAAGGAATTTGTAGTAGAGATTCCTGAAGATATGAATTACAAAGCAGGGGGATATATTCAAATTGAAATTCCTGAATGTGAAGTAAAATATGCTGACATAGATATTACTGCACACCCAGAAGAGCATGAAACACCAGATAAGTTTCAGGCAGAATGGGATAAGTTTAATTTATGGCCTTTGGTTATGAAAAACCCAGAGACTGTAGAAAGAGCTTACTCTATGGCATCTTACCCTGCAGAAGGAAGAGAAATTATGCTTAATGTTCGTATTGCTACCCCACCATGGGATAGAGCTAAAAACGGATGGATGGATGTAAATCCAGGTGTAGCTTCTTCTTATATCTTTAATTTAAAGCCAGGTGATGATGTTGTAATTTCAGGACCTTACGGAGAATTCTTCATTAATGAATCCGATGCTGAAATGCTTTACGTTGGTGGTGGTGCAGGTATGGCTCCAATGAGATCGCACTTATACCATCTTTTCAGAACCTTAAAAACGGGTAGGAAAGTAACGTATTGGTATGGTGGCCGTTCTAAGAGAGAATTATTCTACTTAGATCATTTCTATAAATTAGAAAAAGATTTTCCAAACTTTAAATTCTATTTGGCACTTTCTGAGCCAGCACCAGAAGATAATTGGAAAGTTAAAGAAGATGTAGATGCACCAGGAGATGGTTTTGTCGGGTTCATTCACAACTGTGTTATTGATAATTATTTATCTAAACATGAGTCTCCAGAAGATATTGAGCTTTATTTCTGTGGTCCTCCATTGATGAACAAAGCTGTTCAAAAAATGGGTGAAGATTTTGGTATTCCAGATGAGCACATTAGGTTCGATGATTTTGGCGGATAA
- the nqrE gene encoding NADH:ubiquinone reductase (Na(+)-transporting) subunit E — MLEHVELFFKSIFIDNMVFATFLGMCSYLAVSKKVATAVGLGAAVIFVLAVTVPLNWLLDQYLLRDGALAWLGPEYADYNLSFLSFILFIATIATMVQLVEIVVEKFSPSLYNSLGIFLPLIAVNCAILGGSLFMQSRDIQTLGLAFNYGLASGIGWFLAILAIAAIREKIRYSNVPAPLRGLGITFIITGLMAIGFMSFGGMLTGGGDEAAAEEPTQTAVKDDKKLNKEISEKEVSYNEVLNK; from the coding sequence ATGTTAGAACATGTAGAATTATTCTTTAAATCCATATTTATTGATAATATGGTATTTGCCACATTCTTGGGGATGTGTTCTTATCTAGCGGTATCTAAAAAGGTTGCTACTGCGGTGGGACTAGGTGCTGCTGTAATTTTTGTATTAGCGGTAACAGTACCTTTAAACTGGTTGTTAGATCAGTACCTATTAAGAGATGGTGCTTTAGCTTGGTTAGGTCCAGAATATGCAGATTACAATCTAAGCTTTTTATCCTTTATTTTATTTATTGCTACTATTGCAACAATGGTACAATTAGTAGAAATAGTGGTAGAGAAATTTTCTCCTTCCTTGTATAACTCTTTAGGTATATTTTTACCATTAATTGCTGTAAACTGCGCAATTTTAGGGGGTTCTTTATTCATGCAATCTAGAGATATTCAAACTTTAGGCTTGGCCTTTAATTATGGCTTAGCATCAGGTATTGGGTGGTTTTTAGCTATTTTGGCTATTGCAGCAATTAGAGAGAAAATTAGATATTCAAATGTACCTGCGCCATTAAGAGGTTTAGGAATTACATTTATTATTACAGGTTTAATGGCCATTGGCTTTATGAGTTTTGGTGGTATGCTTACTGGTGGCGGAGATGAAGCTGCTGCAGAAGAGCCAACACAAACAGCTGTAAAAGACGATAAGAAATTAAATAAGGAAATTTCAGAAAAAGAAGTTTCTTATAACGAAGTTTTAAATAAATAA